A genomic stretch from Microcoleus sp. bin38.metabat.b11b12b14.051 includes:
- a CDS encoding PAS domain S-box protein has translation MQQLLTFFNSTLPVSSPLHCDGLAELRMYAVFDSLTALAYCSLALCLVYFTRQSSQSKIARLFAVGLLADAAAQLAQVWTLWHSIYWLSVDIKAASAVISLLLATFAIALMPKAFAESDLNLTENLPQQPLQQVAENQQQDDIQTAELAKPSTDDIVDRTLALSSLSELLQKEIADRHRIEEKLQLAQFAIDRSADAVFWIGSDGKFLYVNDAACSSLGYSATELLDLSVHNINPDFPETAWNLHWKVLKRCGSVNIEVHHITKYGRIFPVEITIDHWQFNGKEYQCAFARDISDRKRIEAALREREQEFRSLVSNIPGAVYRCSAAGRSSLTFISSGIDAISGYPADNFMLQPVQAFPSIVHRDDVEQIDKIVDRAIKTKQPYAIEYRLIHSNGNVRWVSEKGQAIFNPEGQILSLNGAIFDMTERKAAEDALRLSEAIANNRAQQIEIALKELRETQAHLIHTEKMSSLGQMVAGVAHEINNPVSFIYGNISYTSEYMRDLLQLVELYQTNYPEPHIEIQEYIENIDLEFLKEDLLKMLSSMKMGADRIREIVLSLRNFSRLDDSVKQPANLHEGIDNTLLILHNKLRARSEYPEIKVIKDYGTVPLIECYAGQLNQVFMNLIGNSIDALEDAWKQNRRSGYSDWKPTISIRTEALNKNIICIRIADNAIGMTEDVRRQLFDPFFTTKPMGKGTGLGLAISYRIVVEKHSGTLICRSALGEGTEFAIELPL, from the coding sequence ATGCAACAACTATTAACATTTTTTAATTCAACACTCCCCGTATCTTCCCCACTCCACTGCGACGGGCTGGCCGAGTTGCGAATGTACGCTGTTTTTGACTCGCTGACGGCGCTAGCTTATTGCTCTCTGGCACTATGTTTAGTTTATTTTACTCGCCAAAGTTCTCAGAGCAAAATTGCACGGTTATTTGCCGTAGGTTTGTTGGCTGACGCTGCTGCTCAATTGGCGCAAGTTTGGACGCTTTGGCATTCCATTTATTGGCTGTCGGTAGATATTAAAGCTGCAAGTGCTGTGATTTCTTTGCTCTTAGCCACATTCGCGATCGCCCTGATGCCGAAAGCATTTGCCGAATCTGACTTAAATCTCACAGAAAATCTGCCACAACAGCCGTTACAACAGGTAGCAGAAAATCAGCAGCAAGATGATATCCAGACAGCAGAATTGGCAAAACCATCAACAGACGATATTGTCGATCGCACTTTAGCTCTCAGTTCGTTAAGCGAACTGTTACAAAAAGAGATTGCCGATCGCCACCGAATTGAAGAAAAGTTACAATTGGCTCAATTTGCGATCGACCGATCGGCAGATGCGGTATTCTGGATCGGCTCGGATGGTAAATTTTTGTATGTCAACGATGCCGCTTGCTCTTCATTGGGATATTCTGCCACAGAATTGCTCGATCTAAGTGTGCACAATATCAATCCCGATTTTCCCGAAACTGCTTGGAATTTGCACTGGAAAGTCTTAAAAAGGTGCGGTTCCGTTAATATTGAAGTTCACCACATCACTAAATATGGTCGGATTTTTCCGGTAGAAATTACGATCGACCATTGGCAATTTAACGGTAAAGAATATCAGTGCGCCTTTGCTCGCGATATTAGCGATCGCAAGCGGATTGAGGCAGCTTTGCGGGAAAGGGAACAAGAATTTAGATCATTAGTTTCTAATATTCCCGGCGCGGTTTACCGTTGCAGTGCTGCGGGGCGATCGAGCCTAACCTTTATCAGCAGCGGCATAGACGCTATTTCCGGCTATCCGGCAGATAACTTTATGCTGCAACCGGTGCAAGCTTTTCCTAGCATAGTTCATCGCGATGACGTAGAGCAGATTGACAAAATTGTCGATCGGGCGATTAAGACAAAACAACCTTACGCGATCGAATATCGCTTGATTCACAGCAATGGAAACGTGCGGTGGGTTTCAGAAAAAGGTCAAGCTATTTTCAACCCAGAGGGTCAAATTTTATCCCTCAATGGTGCCATTTTTGACATGACAGAGCGCAAAGCAGCCGAGGATGCTTTGCGGCTCTCCGAGGCGATCGCCAACAACAGAGCACAGCAGATAGAAATAGCTCTCAAAGAACTCCGAGAAACTCAAGCGCACCTAATTCATACCGAAAAAATGTCAAGTCTCGGTCAAATGGTAGCAGGAGTAGCCCACGAAATCAACAACCCCGTGAGTTTTATCTACGGCAATATTTCCTACACCAGCGAATATATGAGAGACTTGTTGCAGCTTGTAGAACTTTACCAAACAAACTATCCTGAGCCACACATAGAAATTCAAGAATATATTGAAAACATAGATTTAGAATTCCTGAAAGAAGATTTACTAAAAATGTTATCTTCGATGAAAATGGGAGCCGATCGTATTCGCGAAATCGTTCTAAGTTTGCGAAACTTCTCGCGTTTAGACGACTCGGTAAAGCAGCCTGCCAACCTTCATGAAGGTATAGACAACACGCTGCTAATTTTGCACAACAAACTACGAGCTAGATCAGAATATCCCGAAATTAAAGTAATCAAAGATTACGGTACAGTACCCCTAATAGAATGTTATGCAGGCCAGCTAAATCAGGTATTTATGAATCTCATTGGCAACAGTATTGACGCCTTGGAAGATGCTTGGAAACAAAACAGGCGATCTGGTTATAGCGACTGGAAACCAACTATTAGCATTCGCACAGAAGCCCTTAACAAAAATATTATTTGCATCCGCATTGCCGATAATGCGATCGGCATGACAGAAGACGTGCGCCGCCAATTATTTGACCCATTTTTCACCACAAAACCGATGGGGAAAGGCACGGGTTTGGGGTTAGCCATCAGTTATCGAATTGTCGTGGAAAAACACAGCGGAACCTTGATCTGCCGTTCAGCTTTGGGTGAAGGGACGGAATTTGCGATCGAACTTCCCTTGTAA
- a CDS encoding leucyl aminopeptidase: protein MEFLVTDTPASAWTGDALAIGLFEDALELAGDLAQLDEKLAGTLKELIEEVDFKGKAGQSAITRVGGNSPIRKIAIVGLGKTEDLKLDTVRQAAGVCARLAKKEKCQTLAISLPVWKSAPDVTASAIAEGVELSLNQDNRFKSEPDDQSPQVEEIHLLGFAGTESAIARARQITAGVILARELVAAPANYVTPITMAETAQSLAAECGLELEILEQEDCEKLGMGAFLGVAKASDLPPKFIHMTYKPAGTPRRKIAIVGKGLTFDSGGLNIKGAGSGIEMMKIDMGGAAATLGAAKAIGHIKPDVEVHFISAVTENMISGRAMRPGDILTASNGKTIEVNNTDAEGRLTLADALVFADKLGVDVIVDLATLTGACVVALGEDIAGLWSPQDSVAAEIVAASELAGEKFWRMPMEEKYFDGLKALHADMKNTGPRYGGSITAALFLKQFVKDTPWAHLDIAGPVWNDKENGYNGAGASGFGVRTLVHLALGGA from the coding sequence ATGGAATTTCTAGTCACCGATACACCCGCCTCTGCTTGGACGGGAGACGCCCTGGCAATTGGTCTATTTGAGGACGCTCTAGAGCTCGCAGGCGACTTGGCACAATTAGATGAAAAGCTTGCAGGCACGTTGAAAGAGCTGATTGAGGAAGTAGATTTTAAGGGCAAAGCGGGCCAGAGCGCGATCACCCGCGTCGGCGGCAATAGTCCAATTCGCAAAATTGCGATCGTCGGTTTGGGCAAAACAGAAGACTTAAAATTAGACACCGTGCGGCAAGCTGCGGGTGTTTGCGCCCGGTTAGCCAAAAAGGAGAAATGCCAAACCCTCGCTATTAGCCTTCCGGTGTGGAAAAGCGCGCCGGATGTTACCGCAAGTGCGATCGCCGAAGGTGTAGAACTCTCCCTAAATCAAGACAACCGTTTCAAATCGGAACCCGACGATCAAAGCCCGCAAGTCGAAGAAATTCACTTGCTCGGTTTTGCCGGTACCGAAAGCGCGATCGCCCGCGCCCGCCAAATCACAGCCGGAGTCATTCTAGCACGGGAATTAGTCGCAGCGCCGGCCAATTATGTCACCCCGATTACAATGGCCGAAACCGCTCAAAGTCTAGCTGCCGAATGCGGTTTAGAATTAGAAATATTAGAGCAAGAAGACTGCGAAAAACTCGGCATGGGAGCCTTTCTCGGCGTTGCCAAAGCATCCGACTTGCCACCGAAATTCATCCACATGACTTACAAACCCGCAGGCACACCGCGTCGCAAAATTGCGATCGTCGGCAAAGGATTAACCTTTGATTCCGGCGGTTTAAACATCAAAGGTGCGGGCAGCGGCATTGAAATGATGAAAATAGATATGGGCGGCGCTGCTGCTACTTTGGGAGCCGCCAAGGCGATCGGACACATCAAACCAGATGTCGAAGTTCACTTTATCAGCGCCGTCACCGAAAACATGATTAGCGGCCGTGCCATGCGCCCTGGAGACATCCTCACAGCTTCCAACGGCAAAACAATTGAAGTCAACAACACCGACGCTGAAGGCCGTTTAACCCTCGCTGATGCTTTAGTATTTGCTGATAAATTGGGAGTAGACGTAATTGTCGATTTAGCCACTCTGACTGGTGCTTGCGTAGTTGCTTTGGGCGAAGATATCGCAGGTTTGTGGAGTCCTCAAGATAGCGTCGCTGCCGAAATAGTCGCCGCCTCAGAATTGGCAGGCGAAAAGTTTTGGCGAATGCCGATGGAAGAGAAGTATTTTGATGGCTTGAAAGCCTTGCACGCTGACATGAAAAACACAGGCCCTCGTTACGGCGGTTCGATTACGGCGGCGCTATTTTTGAAGCAGTTTGTCAAAGATACTCCTTGGGCGCATTTAGATATTGCTGGCCCGGTTTGGAACGACAAAGAAAACGGCTACAACGGTGCTGGAGCTAGTGGTTTTGGAGTTCGGACTCTGGTGCATTTGGCATTGGGTGGCGCTTAA
- a CDS encoding transglycosylase SLT domain-containing protein, whose product MNQRRNTRVYVLISLSVGVMAIGSLLAAASWMGVGPFQKAQQPPDAANSASSVKMLVSLSPSDRAAKLVELAGDRSNNSNNLQQISPQSRARYLLAGDLIQQGNAAKALKLLENLEAEYPILASQIALKRAQAYQLSGDKGKAQKAWQELLKNYPSEPVAAEALYVLGKSKPEYWQQAVTEFPAHPRSVEIAQGKLKQNPNQPELMLLVAKYGHYIKDYGTVLEQLVQQNSAALKPEDWQEIAFGYWEKQDYGKGAIAYGKAPRTPKNLYRKARGLWLDGKIPESRIAYQELVQEFPDAEDTGLGLIRLSRVSDPKDAIVYLDRAIGSFPNYAAEALLDKSQLLDKAGSGQSASDTRKLLLTKYNNSDKAGELRWTIAQQYAKGGDFKSAWQWARELTTNNPDSEQAAEAAFWVGKWAQQLGREQDAKTAFEYTILRYPESYFAWRSAVLLGWPVGDFTTVRDLSPNVVRPQGRPELTAGSPALKELYQLGQDRDAWNLWQVEFTNRVEPSIAEQFTDGLMRIGVGDNLDGLWMIGSLRQRDKPDDRTQYLALRQQPAYWQALYPFPYLENITKGSQENKINQVLVTALIRQESRFMPGIKSSVGATGLMQVMPETASWVAQKINLKKYSLENVDDNIKLGTWYLDHTHDEYKNNSMLAVASYNAGPNAVADWLKRFSFSDPDAFAEKIPFPETKGYVKSVFENYWNYLRIYNPEVNQLMSEHYANSQKKAKPQ is encoded by the coding sequence ATGAATCAGCGACGGAACACCCGAGTTTATGTTTTAATCAGCCTTTCAGTTGGCGTAATGGCGATCGGATCTTTGCTCGCGGCAGCTTCATGGATGGGTGTCGGCCCCTTCCAGAAGGCTCAGCAGCCTCCGGATGCAGCGAATTCCGCATCGTCGGTTAAAATGCTGGTATCGCTGTCACCGAGCGATCGAGCCGCGAAATTGGTTGAACTCGCGGGCGATCGATCTAATAATTCAAATAACTTGCAGCAAATCTCCCCTCAAAGTCGCGCCCGCTACCTGCTGGCTGGCGATTTAATTCAGCAAGGAAACGCCGCCAAAGCATTAAAATTATTAGAAAATTTAGAGGCAGAATATCCGATTTTAGCCTCTCAAATTGCCCTAAAACGCGCGCAAGCTTACCAATTGAGCGGCGACAAAGGCAAAGCACAAAAAGCATGGCAAGAACTGCTAAAAAACTATCCCAGCGAGCCAGTAGCAGCCGAAGCTTTATATGTTTTAGGCAAGTCAAAACCGGAATATTGGCAGCAAGCAGTTACCGAATTTCCCGCTCATCCGCGCAGCGTAGAAATTGCCCAGGGCAAGTTAAAACAAAATCCCAATCAGCCGGAATTGATGCTGCTAGTAGCTAAATACGGTCATTATATCAAAGATTACGGCACCGTATTAGAACAACTGGTGCAGCAAAACAGCGCGGCTTTGAAACCAGAAGATTGGCAAGAAATAGCCTTTGGCTATTGGGAAAAACAAGATTACGGCAAAGGAGCCATTGCTTACGGAAAAGCTCCCCGCACCCCGAAAAATCTTTACCGCAAAGCTCGCGGATTGTGGCTCGACGGCAAAATTCCGGAATCTAGAATTGCCTATCAAGAATTAGTACAGGAGTTTCCCGATGCCGAAGACACAGGCTTGGGATTAATTCGGCTGTCGCGGGTGAGCGATCCCAAGGATGCGATCGTTTATCTCGATCGAGCGATCGGCAGTTTTCCCAACTATGCCGCCGAAGCTTTGCTAGATAAATCCCAACTGCTAGACAAAGCAGGCAGCGGTCAATCTGCCTCAGATACCCGCAAATTGCTATTGACAAAATACAACAATTCTGATAAAGCAGGCGAACTGCGTTGGACGATCGCCCAACAGTATGCCAAAGGCGGAGATTTCAAATCAGCTTGGCAGTGGGCCAGAGAACTAACCACCAACAATCCCGACAGCGAACAAGCAGCAGAAGCAGCATTTTGGGTCGGGAAATGGGCACAGCAACTCGGTCGCGAACAAGACGCCAAGACTGCATTTGAGTATACTATTTTACGCTATCCAGAATCATATTTCGCGTGGCGATCGGCCGTACTTCTCGGCTGGCCAGTAGGCGACTTTACCACAGTCAGAGATTTGTCTCCCAACGTAGTGCGGCCCCAAGGGCGCCCCGAACTAACCGCCGGCTCTCCTGCGTTGAAAGAACTCTATCAATTAGGTCAAGATAGAGATGCTTGGAATCTGTGGCAAGTAGAATTTACCAACCGCGTCGAACCAAGTATTGCCGAACAGTTTACTGACGGTTTAATGCGAATTGGAGTCGGAGACAATTTAGACGGCTTGTGGATGATTGGAAGTTTGCGCCAGCGCGACAAACCCGATGATAGAACCCAATACCTCGCCCTCAGACAGCAGCCTGCTTACTGGCAAGCACTTTATCCCTTTCCTTACTTAGAAAACATTACCAAAGGCTCGCAAGAAAACAAAATCAACCAAGTATTAGTAACAGCATTAATCCGGCAAGAATCGAGATTTATGCCCGGGATTAAATCATCAGTTGGCGCTACAGGTTTGATGCAGGTAATGCCAGAAACGGCTAGTTGGGTAGCCCAGAAAATCAATCTCAAAAAATATTCACTAGAGAATGTGGACGACAATATTAAACTCGGAACTTGGTATTTGGATCACACTCACGACGAATACAAGAATAACTCGATGTTAGCTGTGGCGAGCTACAATGCCGGGCCGAATGCTGTAGCAGATTGGTTGAAGAGGTTTAGCTTTAGCGATCCGGATGCTTTTGCCGAAAAAATTCCGTTTCCTGAAACGAAAGGATACGTCAAATCGGTGTTTGAAAATTACTGGAATTATCTGCGGATTTACAATCCCGAAGTCAATCAGTTAATGAGCGAACATTATGCGAATTCTCAGAAAAAAGCCAAGCCGCAGTAA
- a CDS encoding PAP/fibrillin family protein, whose protein sequence is MLKKSRLLEIIAGKNRGLLATPSDKQAILSAIAQLEDYNPTSSPVEAAELLDGDWRLLYTTSRGLLNLDGFPLLKLGQIYQCIRVKESKIYNIAEVYGLPYLEGIVSVAARFEATSQRRVQVKFERSILGLSKLIGYESPAKFIKEIESGQKFAAVDFRLEPREQQGWLDITYLDADLRIGRGNEGSVFVLTKE, encoded by the coding sequence ATGCTTAAAAAATCACGACTATTAGAGATAATTGCTGGTAAGAATCGCGGTTTGCTGGCCACTCCCAGCGACAAGCAAGCGATTTTAAGCGCGATCGCCCAATTGGAAGATTACAACCCCACATCTAGCCCTGTGGAAGCCGCAGAGCTGTTAGATGGCGATTGGCGGTTATTGTATACCACCAGCCGCGGCCTGCTGAATCTTGACGGTTTTCCGTTGTTGAAATTGGGGCAAATTTATCAATGTATCCGCGTCAAGGAATCTAAAATATACAACATTGCCGAAGTTTACGGCTTGCCTTATTTAGAAGGAATTGTCAGCGTGGCTGCGAGATTTGAGGCGACTTCGCAACGGCGGGTACAGGTGAAGTTTGAGCGATCGATCTTGGGTTTGAGCAAATTGATCGGCTATGAATCTCCGGCTAAATTTATCAAGGAAATCGAGTCTGGTCAAAAGTTTGCTGCTGTAGATTTCCGGCTGGAGCCTCGGGAACAGCAGGGATGGCTGGATATTACTTATTTGGATGCGGATTTGCGGATCGGGCGCGGGAATGAAGGAAGTGTTTTTGTGTTGACAAAAGAGTGA
- a CDS encoding glycosyltransferase family 4 protein — MDTTAAVLYNKEGYDTGGKKLLGRHSAGEGFLKSLVQHGKADGLYCFADSAATFQEFCSQIQPWLQQPRKVRWIPTQRPDLLSQPGTIYRPDPSLANLVWGRRFVDQRAYSVCGVTHTIGTKYVMAAIGELITAPIQPWDALICTSNAVKTAVFGVMTEWSEYLAERNGGKPEILVKLPVIPLGVDCGAFPQGVAAVEMGDRQRRELGISPDDIVVLFVGRLTFSAKAHPVPMYLALERAAQQTKAKIHLIQAGWIEDPREEPDFKNSAKIFCPSVNAIFLDGREPEIRINIWSAADIFISLSDNIQETFGLTPIEAMANGLPAIVSDWNGYKESVRHEIDGFRIPTIIPPPSACLDLALNYLDGSLNWPTYMGHTSLATAVDIDACTRALCVLIESPELRKRMGENARQRAREIYDWKVVIAAYEQLWRELAEIRVSAPESAALKPGKPPYPLGDDPFRVLGHYSTGALSNEMMLRLSAIATPQILKELQTIWFTSFGQDRRISVKVQMEILKAIEQQGAVSVGVVLSRYATSEEESASLYRTLLYLVKFGILVIGK; from the coding sequence ATGGATACAACGGCAGCAGTTTTATACAACAAAGAGGGTTACGACACAGGAGGAAAAAAACTTCTGGGGCGTCATTCAGCCGGAGAAGGATTTCTCAAAAGCTTGGTTCAACACGGCAAGGCTGACGGACTATACTGTTTTGCAGACAGCGCAGCAACGTTTCAGGAGTTTTGTTCGCAAATCCAACCGTGGCTGCAACAACCGAGGAAAGTCCGCTGGATTCCCACCCAACGACCGGATTTGCTATCTCAACCGGGCACAATTTATCGCCCTGACCCCTCCCTTGCCAATCTGGTTTGGGGGCGCAGATTCGTCGATCAGCGGGCTTACAGCGTTTGTGGCGTTACCCATACGATCGGCACAAAATACGTGATGGCGGCGATCGGCGAATTGATAACTGCGCCCATACAGCCTTGGGACGCGCTGATCTGCACGTCTAACGCTGTGAAAACAGCAGTATTCGGGGTGATGACCGAGTGGTCTGAGTATCTGGCCGAGCGCAACGGCGGTAAACCGGAAATTTTGGTCAAATTGCCCGTAATTCCCCTAGGAGTGGATTGTGGCGCGTTTCCGCAGGGTGTGGCAGCGGTTGAGATGGGCGATCGACAGCGCCGCGAACTCGGCATTTCTCCCGACGATATTGTCGTGTTATTTGTCGGTCGATTGACTTTTTCAGCAAAGGCTCATCCGGTACCAATGTACCTCGCTCTGGAACGGGCGGCGCAACAGACAAAAGCTAAAATCCACTTAATTCAAGCCGGCTGGATCGAAGATCCCAGAGAAGAACCCGACTTTAAAAATAGCGCAAAAATCTTTTGTCCCTCGGTGAATGCTATTTTTTTAGATGGCAGAGAGCCGGAAATTAGAATTAATATTTGGTCGGCTGCTGACATTTTCATTTCGCTTTCCGACAACATTCAAGAAACCTTCGGACTGACGCCCATTGAAGCAATGGCGAACGGATTGCCGGCGATTGTCTCTGATTGGAACGGATATAAAGAATCTGTACGCCACGAAATCGACGGCTTCCGCATTCCCACAATCATCCCGCCGCCTTCTGCTTGTTTGGATTTAGCGCTAAATTATCTCGATGGCAGTTTGAATTGGCCGACTTATATGGGTCACACTTCCCTTGCTACAGCAGTCGATATTGATGCTTGCACCCGCGCTTTGTGTGTATTAATTGAAAGCCCTGAATTGAGAAAGCGGATGGGGGAAAATGCCAGACAAAGGGCGAGGGAGATTTATGATTGGAAAGTAGTGATTGCGGCTTACGAACAGTTGTGGCGGGAATTAGCAGAAATTCGGGTTTCGGCGCCGGAGTCTGCTGCTTTGAAACCAGGGAAACCGCCTTATCCGCTGGGCGACGATCCGTTTCGGGTTTTGGGCCACTATTCGACTGGAGCTTTAAGCAATGAAATGATGCTGAGGCTGAGTGCGATCGCTACACCACAAATTTTAAAGGAATTGCAAACAATTTGGTTTACCAGCTTCGGTCAAGACAGGAGAATCTCTGTTAAGGTTCAGATGGAGATATTAAAGGCGATCGAGCAACAAGGTGCTGTCAGCGTCGGGGTAGTTCTCAGCCGTTATGCCACGAGCGAGGAAGAATCAGCATCTCTCTATCGGACGCTGCTTTATCTGGTAAAATTTGGTATTTTAGTCATTGGGAAATAG
- a CDS encoding DUF3134 domain-containing protein — protein MYNPSLRQIPRHLPADVIPLKQQSSLLDWLESNNRLLARDVQEPDYLHEEEISELMAVDDSPYDDLEEEAEDDAGVGEE, from the coding sequence ATGTACAACCCATCTCTGCGCCAAATCCCTCGCCACTTGCCTGCGGACGTAATTCCATTAAAGCAGCAATCATCTCTTTTAGACTGGTTGGAATCTAACAATCGCCTGTTAGCAAGGGATGTTCAAGAACCCGACTACCTGCACGAAGAAGAAATTTCTGAACTAATGGCAGTTGACGACAGTCCTTACGATGACTTAGAAGAAGAAGCAGAAGATGATGCCGGTGTAGGCGAGGAATAA
- the mraY gene encoding phospho-N-acetylmuramoyl-pentapeptide-transferase encodes MDNFVDEKVSFSMPFKLTGRNLFLLLGLGLGIVAIGLDIAAGRFLNLPTSLFMPLAVCAVVAAGLGYIVVPLLQKLKAGQIIREDGPQAHLKKAGTPTMGGIFFVPVGVAVAVLWSGFNPDVVAVSALTLAYGFIGWIDDWQILRRKSNKGISPRMKLALQVGFATLFCLWLMFREPGISTSIALPFGWVLPLGLLFWPLAGFVLVAESNATNITDGVDGLMGGLGAIALLGLGASVASTSPELMIFCACTSGSCLGFLAHNRNPARVFMGDTGALALGGALGAVALLTNSLWILLIISGIFFIETLSVIAQVSYYKATKGPDGIGKRLLRMAPLHHHLELCGWLETQVVGIFYLTNGVLVLMILMLTGNS; translated from the coding sequence ATGGATAATTTTGTGGACGAGAAAGTCTCTTTTAGTATGCCTTTCAAACTTACGGGCAGGAATTTATTCCTACTGCTGGGTTTGGGGCTCGGGATTGTAGCGATCGGCTTAGATATAGCAGCGGGCAGATTTTTGAACTTGCCGACATCGCTATTTATGCCGCTAGCTGTTTGTGCTGTAGTTGCAGCCGGTTTGGGCTATATAGTAGTCCCCCTACTCCAGAAACTAAAAGCAGGACAAATAATTCGTGAAGACGGCCCCCAAGCCCACTTGAAAAAAGCGGGAACGCCGACAATGGGAGGCATTTTTTTTGTTCCCGTAGGAGTCGCAGTGGCTGTGCTGTGGTCTGGCTTTAACCCAGATGTTGTTGCCGTATCGGCTTTAACTTTAGCTTACGGTTTCATCGGCTGGATCGACGACTGGCAAATTCTGCGCCGCAAGTCGAATAAAGGTATTTCACCTCGGATGAAATTGGCTTTGCAAGTAGGTTTTGCAACTCTATTTTGTCTGTGGCTGATGTTCCGGGAACCAGGTATTTCTACGAGCATTGCTTTGCCTTTCGGTTGGGTATTGCCTTTAGGTTTGCTGTTTTGGCCTCTGGCGGGTTTTGTGTTGGTTGCTGAAAGCAATGCTACTAATATAACCGATGGCGTTGACGGGTTGATGGGAGGTTTGGGGGCGATCGCACTTTTAGGATTAGGTGCATCTGTAGCCTCAACTTCGCCAGAATTAATGATATTTTGTGCCTGCACCAGCGGCAGTTGTCTCGGTTTCTTAGCTCACAACCGCAATCCAGCGCGAGTGTTCATGGGCGATACAGGTGCTTTGGCTTTGGGCGGTGCGTTGGGTGCGGTAGCTTTATTAACAAATAGCCTTTGGATATTATTAATCATCAGCGGGATATTCTTTATTGAAACGCTGTCAGTAATTGCTCAGGTAAGTTATTACAAAGCTACAAAAGGCCCGGATGGTATCGGCAAGCGTTTGTTAAGAATGGCTCCGCTGCACCACCATCTAGAACTCTGCGGCTGGCTGGAAACTCAGGTGGTTGGTATCTTTTATTTAACTAACGGGGTGTTAGTGTTAATGATTTTGATGTTGACTGGCAACAGTTAA
- a CDS encoding L,D-transpeptidase encodes MELKKRRNKIWVIASSVSVLLLTASSFVYWKLVRLGYAVPIPYILDVFCLGNCPADELNVLHTQLPSDNLFNYGKPLAQILGEPDKLDKSRISILVEKSKYRLTVYDNKKPVKSYPVVFGANPTGDKLKEGDSRTPEGIFSIKDFYPHAAWSKFLWLDYPTKQSWRKHIKAKQAGTIKWYDSVGSEVGIHGVPADSKKIIKERSNWTLGCVSLENKDVEELYQFVQKGTEVEIIR; translated from the coding sequence ATGGAATTGAAAAAAAGACGGAACAAGATTTGGGTAATTGCTTCATCTGTCAGTGTTCTATTGCTAACTGCTAGCTCCTTTGTTTACTGGAAACTTGTTAGACTCGGTTATGCTGTTCCCATTCCCTACATTTTAGATGTTTTTTGCTTAGGCAACTGTCCGGCTGATGAGTTAAATGTTTTACACACTCAATTGCCATCAGATAATTTATTCAACTACGGCAAACCCCTCGCACAAATTTTAGGCGAACCGGATAAATTAGATAAAAGTAGAATTTCAATCCTGGTGGAAAAATCAAAATATAGGCTAACTGTATACGACAACAAAAAGCCAGTTAAATCTTATCCGGTTGTATTTGGTGCCAATCCCACAGGCGATAAACTAAAAGAAGGTGATTCGCGGACGCCGGAAGGAATTTTTAGCATCAAAGACTTTTATCCTCATGCAGCTTGGTCGAAGTTTCTCTGGCTGGATTATCCAACTAAACAATCTTGGCGAAAACATATCAAAGCTAAGCAAGCAGGTACAATCAAATGGTACGATAGCGTTGGCAGCGAGGTTGGTATTCACGGCGTGCCTGCTGATTCAAAGAAAATTATCAAAGAGCGATCGAATTGGACTTTGGGCTGTGTTTCGCTGGAAAATAAGGATGTTGAGGAATTGTATCAGTTTGTGCAAAAAGGCACGGAAGTAGAAATTATTCGATAA